The Tolypothrix sp. PCC 7712 region CGTTAAAATCAAATTCTGGAACCAGAATTAGCTCAGAAAAACAGCCAAAGTAAGCCGCACTACCAGCACCTTCCAAGCCTCGCAGCGAATTGATATTATGAGTCGTTTCAATTGGTGCGATCGCCTGCTCAATGCGAGTTATATTCTTTGATAAATCCAAATCTGTAGATTCGCGCTGTCGGCGCAGTAAAACCTGCCGATAGTTTTTCAGTTTACCGCGCACAAAACCTTGTACCAAGTGAATCGCCTGGGTTGATTCTCCCTCTGCTTGCCATTGAGCTTTGCGAACAAATATATTTTTAGTAACCTCTGGTTCTAAGCGTCCCAAATAACCACCCGTATGAGTCAGAAATGTTAGCGGAATATGACGCTCAAGCAATTCAGAAATGACAGCAGGTGAAACAGTCGCGCGTCCTAAAACTACAACACCATCAATCTTGAGCAAAGGTACATCTAAAATCGTCTTTTTCTCAAATTTAACATTCAAACGTTCATCTACTTTCCCAATAAAAGCATCTTCTTGGGTAATATAAACTGTGCCCATAATCAAATCTCAAAGTAAATTACAAACAATAGGAAGATTTGCGGAATCATTGATGGTATATCGGTGCGTTGCGCTGCGCGACAACACACCCTACATTACGAATTACTGTCTGCTTAATGTGGCTCTTGATAACGCTTGACTTTATCGGTTGCTTGTGGTATGCATGAAGGGTAAAGACTGCAACCATCGCAGCGTTTTGTTTTTACGGGTATTGGCATTGCACCTGTAAATAGCAATTGTTGAACAGCTTCAATTATTGCGATCGCACTTTGCCGCAATTCATCATTAATTTCTACTAACTGACGTTGATGTGAATGTGCATAATATATATAACCTGTGCTGATACTCTTCCCCGTCATTTCCTCCAAACACAAAGCTTGCGCGCAGACTTGCATTTCATCATTATCCCATTCACCCTTGCGACCGCGCTTGTATTCAATAGGATAAAATTTGCCATTTTCAGATTCAATCAAATCAGATTTACCTATCAGTTTATACTTATCAGATTTCAGCCAAATTGCCCGTATCTGCCAAGTCTCTTCACGATATCCATCACCATTAGTATGCACTCTCTCATGTAAACTGGTACCTTCAATTGTATACTGGTTATCGATAAATTCTCCCGCACAAAACATCCGCCAACAGCGATGCGCGCAGTAAGCATATTGATTTAACGCCGCAATTGGAATGTAATCAATTTCATTCATAACTTAATTGATCTATTGCAAAAATTTATTTATCTAGTAGCCATAAATTACTCACAAACATTTCTCCCCCTCTCTAAACAAGGCAAAAGGAAAAAGTGAGCCAGTGCGGTGGACGGGTTCCCAAGGCACTCCGTTGGGCGGCTTTGCCGACTTGAAGGAAGTGCCGTCGGCATAAAGCAACTGGCGAACTCCACAGGAGTTAAAAGGTAAAAGAAAGAACAAACACAATGGTATGGAGTCCCTAAATTTATGGGGATTATATTTTTACTTTTTACTTTTTACTTTTTACTTCCTAATCCCTACGCACCATACCCATCCCCATTGTTGTTTTCCGCCCTAAACCTGCATATAATGCAAAATCAGCTAAAGCGTTTATTTGCTTAATTGCTAAAGGTTCAATATCGCCTAAAATTCGATAGCTAATTGCACCAACACAACCGATAAACTTACTTTCATAGTTACTGACAACTTCTGTATTAATGTCAAAAGCACTCGGATAAATGGATTCAATGGGAATACTAGAAATTTCTATGCCACTATATTTATTCCAACGGTTAAGTAAGCTATTAAATACAGATTCTTTTACCGGAAGAAAAGTATCATATCCACCTTGACGAAAGGATACAGGCGTAGCAAAATTAAAGCTAAGATTGCGCTCTTTATTTGATGCTTGTTCGTAAAGTTGTGCATAATTACAAGCATTCGCCCAAGGTTGCTTTGATTGCGCTGTACCTTGAATTTGAGTAATATATAAATTTGCCGAACCTAAATGCCAAGGATGTTCTGGGTTGAGATTTAGCCACAATGGGGTTAATTTGCTAAATAAAGTATCATCAAGTAAAGAGACACGCCACCAACAGGGAGTACCAGCCGCAATAGGTTTTTGATGGATAAATTGCAACGTTTGGTGATGTGGTTTGGGTTGTCGTTGGATTTGCAATGGTGAAAGAGTAAAGGCTTTATCTGCATTTGATGAGTGCAGATATTCTCCTAAACTTGGATCTACAGAACTGATGAGAGTGAGAAATAATGCATGGAAATGTCTACCACTCAAAAATTCTGGGTAGATGGGAGACTGGGGGACGAGATTTAAAACAAGGCTGTAAGGCATGAATAATTTAAAATGATAGATGTAGGGTGGGGATTGCCCACCGCTAGAAATTAAGCTTTAAGTCGATACTGCATTTTTGCAGGTAAGCGTAATTTTGCACTTGTGTTGGGATGTTCCAACTCGTAATATTCGCCTTGGCAAATACTTACATTTTGAATCAGACTTACTGGGGGCATATTTATCACATCATAGCTAATAACTTGATGGGTAAACATTACATCCAGAGGATTCAATGGGTAAGGGAAAGAAAAGTTATCGGTTTTTAAATTGATTTTTGTAACTTCTTGCATTCTTAGTTCAGCCTTACTCATCCATTTACCCAAGCGAATCCATTTTGGTAGCTTGATTGGCTTTTGAGAAATTACAAAAAACTCAAATTGGCTTTCTGGTGCAATTTCTTTCGCTCTACCAAAGCTAGGAATATTTTTTTGCGTCTTCTCCATTTCTACATGGTAGTTATTATTCGCATATTTCCATGTATTAAGAATCGCAGTATGATTAACTGCACGCGCAGGTGTAACATAAATTTCCTGCTGATTTAGCGGCGTTAAATGTTCCTCATATTTGGGAACCTGTTCAGGACAAAAGTAACGATAGGAATGTTCTTCAGCTACATTGGTAGAGTAAACTTCGCTATCAACTAAACCTAATGCATAGCAGAGTGCGTAATTATGAATTACCGCTTCTGTTTCGTATAATCTGCCGATTTCACGAGTAGCGTAATAAAGGCTGTCGTGTAATTCTAATTGACAGCAATAAATAATTGGCATAGCGATTACCCTGCTTTAGCCGTCGATTTCTTTTTGCTGATGTGTTTGTTAGCGTATTCTTTAGCTTCTGCATCAGCTTTTTGTAAAATTGATTTTATGCCTGCTTCGCTATTTGTGAGTGTTTTAACTTCACTTAGCAAGGGTACGAAAGTCTCACCAATAAAGTCAGTGTGAACAATAAATTCATCAGCCATTAATTCTTCAATCGCACTTTTAGCAGCAGTAATAACATCATCTTCATCTAAAGGTTCGGGAGAATTGATACTATTATTTGCCTGCATTTTATCGTATATTGCTTGAGTCCAGCGTAAATTACTAGTAATTTCTCCATCAGCAAAGATTACACCAATTAACTCATTTCTTACACGCCCTGTGCGGGTTGTTTGCGCTCCATAATGGCGAGTTCGTAAGATGTTATTAAAGACGTAAAGAAAACTAGCTTCAGTTGGGTCTTTTAATGTAACAATACTAGGAAAGAAAGTTTGCGGTCTGATGTGGTCTTGTTGGTTAATTCTGCTAGTAACTTCCCCAGGTTTAGAACCATCCTCTCCTTTAGAAGCCATTGTCCCATTCTCATAAGGAGCATTGAGGGTAAAAGTTTCGTGTGATTCATCAAAAGCTGTTATTGAAAATGCTGTATCTACCACAACTTTTGATTTCTCAGAGCCAGAATCGCCAATTGCAAATCCGTAAATAATGCAATCAGGATTATCCATTGCAAAATTAACGTTGTATTCGCATTCTTCAGCAGTCATCAAGCCATAGTTACGCAACAATTCTCGTCCAACTAAACGTTCTGGTGTTGACTGTTTACGTTTGAACATTGACAGGCGGCTAATTGTAGTTTTATCTTTAACTCCTGCTCTGACTCTGGCTTTATTGAGTTCGCCATCTGTTTGAAATAATGGGTATGATTCAGTGATGCGAATAGTTAAAAAGTGGACATATTTACCCATTGGTTTGTAGGGAATTGCTGTTTGAAATAATTTAGATTCAACGGTTTTGAGCAAAGCCATAATATTTCTCCAAAAAATATGATTATTTCGATGCAATTAGCAGAGTTATTAGCTGAGAATAGCTGGTGTTTATTCCTTATCTGATTCTGAAGATTTTTGATTTTTCTCTAAGTTTTCTTTGTCGTCTTCTAGGCGATATAGAAATTCACAAGTATCGCGAATTAAGTTGAGTTGACGGCCTGCTAAACGCGCGCGATCGCCTGCAAAAGATTTTTCAAATACTTCAACTACAAAATACTGTGCAAAATCTAAAATCGCTTGTCGTTCTTCCTCCCGTTTACTCATTACCCAGCGTCCCTCAGCAGTCGAAGAATGAACGCGATCCATGAGTTTAAAAACTTCGGCGGCTACAGCTGTAACTAATGTTTCACCCCGAAATACACTTAACTCAGCTTTAAGTATAGTTTCAGATGCAATATCAATCGGTTTTAATACAGCATTAGCTTTGGGATTATATCGCTTATTGGCTCTATAAAAGCGGCGATAAAGTTCCGTTAATTTCTTAGGATGATTGAGACTTGATTCTTCTCCCACAATTAATTCCTCTTTGGTGTAGTCAAATTTTGCATAAGGGTCAAAACAAGGATAAAAATGATAGGCATAAAGCCGAATCTTTTCTACTCTGGCTGAGTCAACTCCCTGGTTACGTGCCCAACGATTAAGATAATAAAATACATACAAGGGACTAGTTTCTAAATCCTTCGCTAATTCGCTAAATCTTCCCCAGTTGGCATCATAACCAGATTTACCTTGTCGCGCATTCACATCTAAATGAATGGCGTAAGCAGCAGTCAAAACATTAAGGGGAGCAGGGTATTGAATACCGTTTTCTTGCCAACCTTCCAGAATGTAGTCTAAACGGAACCTATCTCTTTTTACCAAAGCGCGAAAAGCATGAGGCGCACTATCAAGAAACACGCTTTCTTCAAATTCAGCACCATCATTAAAAGGTGGAATTGGCGATTCTGAAACTACAGTTTTGACATCTAAAATCATCGGGAAAGCAAACGCTAACCAGGTAGGCATAACCCAGGATTCCGTATCTGTACTGTCTCTTCCAGGGGGTAGCGCCATGAAATAAAATGTTAAAGGCTGGTCTTCAGGATAAGCAAGCTTAAATGTTCGGTCTTTTTCACTATCAAGATTTTCATCTATTAAGAAACTATCTACATTTTGATAATTTTCTTTATCTAGATGCGCTTGAAAATTTTTGGTGATAAAATGATTACGGATGCTAGTATCAAAGCGAGTTTGAGCTACACCACTATAAGCCTTTTGTAAAAACTTATTAGTTTCGGGGGTAAAGTAATAAGTTGGATAAAAGTACAGATAGCGATATTTACCATCTTCAAAACGTTTACCTACTGCTTGAGTTTGATTCATCAAAATTTGTCGCAGCATCATTTCCACACCTGCAATACTAGAAATATTGCGCTTCGCATTAGAACCGCCTAACATTTGCTTATTTGTATAAACTTGCGGTGTAAATAAAACTGCTGATTCCATCTGCTCGGTTACTGTGTAAGCAGAATGAGAAATTGAACAGATTAATTGTCTTCCCCTTCCTGGTTTTTTAGCAGCATTATAGTTACCTAACTCATTGAGAAAGTTTTCAGTTTGCGTTTGAGTTGATTGTTGTTGACTTGTATTTGGCAACATCACCACTCTTGATACCCATTGTCTTAAATCATCCCAGCCATCAGGTAGTTGATATTGAGCAAGAATGGGAGAAATTAAACCTGTCAAGTATTCAATAACTTGCTGGCAAACTTCCCTGACATCTTCCACGCCTGGATGTGCTTCTAAATATTTAGCGGCGAGATAATACCATTCATAAGGTACGCCACCAGTATTACCTTTTAACTTGTTTTCTTTCAGGCTTTCATTAATGCGCTGAATGTGGCGAATCTCAGGGAGATGTTGTGTTAAATTCCAGAATTCAGCAACTTTATGAGTTAAATCAAAAGCAGGTATTGCGGGTAATTTTTTATCTTTTTTGCGAATTGCTTCAATCCGATTAACGGCTTCATCCCAAATCTTACGACTGACTAAATCGCCAAATTCTGCTATTTGGTCAATGCGGATATCATCGGTAAATTTAAAATCAAACTCAGCAGGTAAAACTCCTTGTTGTTGAAATTTGACTAAGTTATCACTGCGACTTTTAGCAACAGATGGCTTAGTAGAACTTAAAATACGTAATGTCGCATCTAAAGCTACTTTCATTAGTCCAGGAGAATCAAAAAATAAGTTGTAATATTCGGCATATTTCATGCCTTTTCCATCACGACCAAATCCTGTTTGTCTGCGTTTTAATTGTCCTGCACAAAGAGATTTAATATTATTAACTACCAGATCTGGTAAATCTTTTGCAGATAGAGAAGGAGCGTTACGCGCAGCGAGATAAATTACACCTGTTGGCAGATATAGTAAAGGTTCATAGTATATCTGCTCATCGGTATTGAGGCTAGTATAAGCTTGAATTACGGCATTATTAACAACATTAGTTAAAACACCTCGGTTTTCTGCAATACGATGATAGGTAAATTTCAGTTGTCCATCGCTGAGATTATGAATAATTTCTTGCAATCTGGGATTTTCTGCATCTTGGGGATGTTTAATAATAGAAGCAAGAGAATCAGCTAAACAAGTTAAATCAGCAAGGCTGCGAAGAGTACGGTCTTTCAGAACAGGATTTAAGCCAAATTCTGAAAAATTCCAGTTAGTATCCCAACGGCGTTGAGCATTGTAAGCCAAGCATAATAAATCGTCGAGATATTCTGTATAATCTTCTGGATTATCGGGATTGATAAACTGATCGAGTCCTAGTTGTTTGACTTTTTCATCAATAATTTGGCGGTGTTCTGCTAAAGCTAATTTGCGGCAATTTTCTGGTACATCGGGAAATTTTTCAAAGTCATGTAAAATAAACCCAGCAATCACTAAGCGCCGTTCTCGTTCTTTGACTACGCGCTTAATAGTTGTATCTAGCTTTTCTAAGCGTTTCTCAATTAAATTTGCCGGAAATAAACCATTAAGTAAATGTGTATTGAGTGATTGATCGGCTGCATTATCTCGTCTAACTTTATTTTTACCTGCTGCTTCTCGCTGTTGGTCTATTTCATCAAAGAATTTACCACCTTTAGCTGTCACACCAATTGCTATTTTTAGCAGATTAGGTAAAACATAATCAGCAAAATCTGCCATAACTATATCATCAGGATTTTGCGCTGTAATCGCTTCTTGCAGTAGCTTGAGTGTGAGTAATTTTTGTTTAGTTATGATAGTGCGATTGTCATCACTATCAAAACCAAAATCACCTGATAACCAATCTTCATCTGATGATTCGGAATTTGCAGTGTTTTCTATATCTAAAAGTGATAATTGCTGATATTCATTTGAAGCTTTTGCAGCTTTACTTTTTTTAGCCATTCTCTTCACTCAAAGAAATTAAATATGAGTTGACTTGTCTGACATACAGTGGATATTGCTGTAAAGCGAAACTAATTGCCCTAAAAACTTGCTGCGGATCTATATCGTCATATTCATGAACTAGGCGATTTCTTAATCCAGATGATGGTGCCAATTGTTTTGCTAGTTCGGGAGTAATCACACCATAATTACCAAGCTCAATAAAAGCTTCAAAGTTAGTATTTGAATTTCCTGGATTTAGCTTTGACAAGATATGATCGTTAATATCTATCGCAGCTTGAGCCATTAATTGTAGCAGTCTTTCTGTAATTAATTGATTATCAATATTATTGAGATAATCATCCCAAGTAATTGCCTCGAATCTTTTCAGATTGTCAAGATAACGAGCAATGAATTCTAACCGAGTCGTAACAATTACAGTATCTATATTTTTCATACACCCCATCTTTGGAGAAACTGCTCAATGTTTTGTCGTTTAATATGTTCAATTTTTTTAAGCTCTGATTTGCTTAGTAATACTTTTTGTTTAAATTTTTCAAATTCTTCAGCTTCAGATTCATACAAAACTTTGCCATCGCGAGCAACAAAATGTGCTATTAATTCAGAACAGTGATTAAGTTCTACAATGTCGATTTTGTCAGAATTGATTTTTAATACTTCGCCAATCAACATAGGTAATTCAAACAAACCTGAAATATTATTTTTTATGTAAGCTTCACGCTGTTCTTCATCACACAAAACTGCAAAATCCCAGTCACTTTTTGCGTTTGCATTACCAGTAGCTCTAGAACCAAATAGCACTAACATTTTTAAGTAAGGGATTTTTTCAGGAAGTTGTAAGGCAAGTTCTTGAAGTTCTGTAATTGTTGGAGTGTGGTTTTGCATTTGATAATACTCCTATGTTGTGAATAATCGTCAACATTCATTTGCTCATTCTAAAACTTTATTCAAATCCTTCGAGTAATTTCGCAACTTGTTCAGGAGCCGGAAGCTGATTTTTTAATTCTTGAGGTAGTGTTGAAACTATTTGATATGTTCCTACACCAATTGGTTTATTAGATTCCTTCAGTGCATATTCAACAATCGTTCTCTGCTTAGATTTGCAAAGAATAATTCCAATGGAAGGATTTTCATCAGCTAGCCTTACTTTGTCATCTAAAACAGCTAGATAAAACTGCATTTTACCGACATATTCAGGTAAAAATTTACCTATTTTCAGTTCTATTGCTACCAAACACTTTAAACTGCGGTGATATAATAAGATATCTATAAAATATTCTTCATCATCAATTTCTAAGCGATATTGACTACCGATAAAAGCAAATATTCCACCCATTTCCTGTAAAAATGGTTCAACTCTTGTTAAAATTGCCTCCTCTAGCTGTCGTTCATTATGTTCATCTGCTAGTTCCAAAAATTCAAAAGTATATTCATCTTTAACTGCAAGTTTCAATTGATTGCGAATCTCTACTGAAACAGTCTGGTCAAAATTGGTTTGATTTAGCAGAGTTTTTTCATAAGTCTGATTCTCAATTTGGTGAATCAAAACATTCTTTGTCCAACCAAACTTACGAGTCATTTTGATATAAAATTCCCGTTCTTGGTTATCTTTACACCTTTCTAAAATGACTATATTGTGAGTCCATCCAATTTCTGCCACCATTGGTGGCAGAAATTCTTGAGAGTGATAAGTTAGGTAAAAATCTCGCATTCGCCAAATGTTGCGAGTAGAAAAACCACTAATACCAGGAAACTCTGTCTGTAAATCTTTTGCTAACTGTTCCACTACAGATTTACCCCAACTATCTCCCTGTTGTCGAGTAACAATCATCTGCCTAATATCCCAGTACAGCGCAATGAGTTCTTTATTAACTGCCTTTAGTGCTTCATACTGGGCAGAACGTATGCGTTGTTTTACTTCCACTAGTAGATTTCTGTAATCATCTGGAATTGGTTTACTCATAGTAGTAAATGTTCAACTTATTGATCGCGAACTCACTGACGTGCATATACTAAACAAGCTTGTATATCTTCTCGTTCTAACCAGGGATAAGCTTCTAGTAAGGTTTCGATAGTATCTCCTGCTGCAAGCATCCCTAAAATATGTTCAACTCCTAGACGGCGACCTCGAATAATAGGTTTACCGCCAAATATTTTGGGGTTGACTGTGATTCTTTCCAAAAGTTGTTGTTCGTTCATGATTACCCTACAAAAGAGAGGGAAGGATTAATTAAGGTTTACTGCTTGAGGTTTGCTCTATAGCTAAACTACTCATGCCAGCCGTCTGCTTATGTGCTTCTGGGAGCTGAGGTTGCCTATGCCTGAACTTAACGCCGCAAGTTTTTTATGAACTTCCCTCTTTTTTGAGCAAATTTTGAGTTATTTAAGCAAAACTAAAAAAATTAGATTTACTTTAGACTATTAGTAATCGGTATTTATGTTTTTGTCCGATTCCTGCCCAGTCTGTCTCAATCTTGTAACCCAGTGTACGAGCTTTTTTCACTGCATCTCCAAAACGATAACCAACTTTTACAGCTAGTTCATCACCTAGATGCCATGCACCATCTCGTAGAACTTCAATCAATAGTTCAACCTTTGTTTTTTTGTACCTTTTCATTTGTCTACTGTCTCTGACGACTGTATGATCAGACGCTACCCAAAACGATAACTAGTGTAAAGTCATTAAGTGCAGAGTTATTTAACAAGTTAAATATGTCAGAACTAGATGGCTATTATTACCTCCTCGATTTTTGGTAATCTAATATTTAGACGGAGACCCACTATAGAACAGTGAGGTAATTAATCCCTATTAGGGATTGAAATAAATACGTCTGAACTTACTGGCGTAAGTTTTTTCTCCGTCACATTGACCACAATCCCTATGAGGGATAGAAACCTCATGCAATCCATATCTCATCTCCTTTGCCTTTAAAGGTGTACGCCAGCGTATCTAGCAGTAGTGCAGAGTGACCAAACGCGATCGCATACGGTGTGTTAGCATCATGAACGCTGTACTGGTCGCTAATAGGGTAAATTTGAAAATGCATTGGTAGTCTTAGCCGCATTCGCACTTCTGCAACTGGACGGCGAAGCACATAACATACCAAACCCTGTGTTTTTAAGCGTTTGTTTATCTCCCTAATCCATTGGTTTTCTGGTTGCCAAACTTCTATACCTGTTAAAACTTGGACTTTCCAAGCGTCTGTTATTGGCTGTAAGTCGCCGGGGTAAGTAAATTTCCAGTTCAACCTTTCCTCACGGTAAGAACGCAGCTTGATAAATGCTAGACAGTGAGCAAATCTACCTTTAGCAATAGGTTGTCCGGTGCGTTGTGCGGTTTCTTTCAGTGTCCGTGTAAATCCTGCCTCAGTCCACATTTCAATGTCTAAGTTGCTCAAAATTCCGGGTAAGTCGTAGGTTTTAAACCTATCTACTTCGTTGGCTTCGGTTAAGTCATACAAACCACATTGCAAAGGACTAGAACCGCGAAAACTAGCAGCATCTTCAGCTATAGGATTTCCTGATTTTCCAGAGATTTCTTGCCATTCTTTAGCCCATCCTTTAATCCGTCCCGCCATAGATTTCAAACTGGTATTAAATACTTGCTCGCTGACTGTTTGAAATTTATCTCGGCTTTGGGCATACTGTTGTTGAATAGTGCGATCGCTTAATTGATACCATAACCAAAAAGACTGTACAGCACCCCAACGGCGATAATATCCCTGAAAATCATTAATTTGGCGATATTGCTCTTTAATAGTGTTTTGTAAAAACGGGCGATCGCAAATACAATTAACTGTTAAAGGTGGAGATTCTACCTGAAATAAACGCTCGACTAAAAAGTTAGGTACTAGCGCATAAGCTGTGAAATTTGCAAACTGAATTGTCTGCCCTTCTTTGTCATAGCCATCATGTCTGCCTAATCTACCTAAACGTTGAATAAAGTTACCTGCATCGGATGATTCAAAAATTAGAAAGTTAATTTTAAAATCAACGCCTACATCAATTGTACTTGTACCAATAACTAAGTCAGCAGCAAGACTTTGTTCTTTTACTGCTTTTCCAGAAAGTCCGGTATTTTCTCCTACTTTTAAACCATAAGGCTGTAAAATTTCTTGAAAAAATGGAGTTAGCCGCTTGACGGATGCAATGGAATTGAGAATAATTGCTCCTTTACTACCTGGATATTGCTGAAATTGATTGACAATTAAATCAGCATTTTCTTTTAACCAAGTTTCTGAAGATTTAAAAGCTGGTTCTAAGGGGATAAAATTTAAAGCGATTGGTCGTGCTACTTGCCGCCATCCCTGAGATTTTAATTGCTGTTCTTGTGCTTCAGTATCAGGGAATTGATATTTATTTTGTTCGTGAGGATTGATTTCTCGACAGCGAAAACCTGCTATTTCTAGTTTAGCGATTAAATTTTTATCTGGTGTGGCTGAAAGAAACAAGAATTTTTTACGGCGGTTTGTGCAGCGAATTAATAACATCGTATTAATAATGCTGGCAATCTGGGGAGCAGCAAATACATGAAATTCATCTACAATAAATAAGTCAAAATCTTTATCGATTCTGCCCCATAATTTATCTGGACTATCGCCACGAATAATATAAGCACCGCGATGTAAATAATGGAAAATATCAGGGTTAGTTAATAATGCTTCTCTTTGGCTGGTGAGAGTTGCGATCGCAGCACTTTTCTTTAAGCCTTCATTTTCGGCATATATTTCTAAATCAGCGCCACTGAGTCGCACTACACGGGGTTGATTTACAGGTTGAAATGCTGCAATATATCCTTGAATTTGTATTTCTTGATCGCGCGCTAGTTCATTAGTTGGGTAAAGTCCAATAGCGGAAGATTCACCCTGAAGCACTTCTAAATATGCAGCCAAGCTTTTACCATCGCCTGTCATGGCGGTGTTGAAGATTACATCAATATTTGGATCGCGTAAGGCTTCTAAAGTGGCTGCTTGATGCCAAGATAATGACCAATCTTGGGGTAATTGTACACCTTTGGGCGTGGGGACTGTTTGCGAATAAACAGATTTGAGATTAATTTTGTAACTTTCGGACATAAACTTAAATAGTGTCCGTAACAGGTTGTTAAAAACAATATTGGCACGCAAAATAGAAGTTGGCAAGAGACAATACGGACAAAATATACGGACAAATTTATGAGTAGAAAGGGTCAGTCTATAACTTTATCG contains the following coding sequences:
- the cas1d gene encoding type I-D CRISPR-associated endonuclease Cas1d, which codes for MGTVYITQEDAFIGKVDERLNVKFEKKTILDVPLLKIDGVVVLGRATVSPAVISELLERHIPLTFLTHTGGYLGRLEPEVTKNIFVRKAQWQAEGESTQAIHLVQGFVRGKLKNYRQVLLRRQRESTDLDLSKNITRIEQAIAPIETTHNINSLRGLEGAGSAAYFGCFSELILVPEFDFNGRVRRPPTDPVNSLLSFGYALLRHDVQGALNIVGFDPYLGYLHCERYGRPSLALDLMEEFRPLVVDTVVLSALNKRLLTPADFVTEPLSGAVSLTASGRKTFLQLYAQKKLSEFKHPVFGRKSTYQEAFELQARLLAKYLMGEIEKYPPLILK
- the cas4 gene encoding CRISPR-associated protein Cas4; this translates as MNEIDYIPIAALNQYAYCAHRCWRMFCAGEFIDNQYTIEGTSLHERVHTNGDGYREETWQIRAIWLKSDKYKLIGKSDLIESENGKFYPIEYKRGRKGEWDNDEMQVCAQALCLEEMTGKSISTGYIYYAHSHQRQLVEINDELRQSAIAIIEAVQQLLFTGAMPIPVKTKRCDGCSLYPSCIPQATDKVKRYQEPH
- the cas6 gene encoding CRISPR-associated endoribonuclease Cas6; the protein is MPYSLVLNLVPQSPIYPEFLSGRHFHALFLTLISSVDPSLGEYLHSSNADKAFTLSPLQIQRQPKPHHQTLQFIHQKPIAAGTPCWWRVSLLDDTLFSKLTPLWLNLNPEHPWHLGSANLYITQIQGTAQSKQPWANACNYAQLYEQASNKERNLSFNFATPVSFRQGGYDTFLPVKESVFNSLLNRWNKYSGIEISSIPIESIYPSAFDINTEVVSNYESKFIGCVGAISYRILGDIEPLAIKQINALADFALYAGLGRKTTMGMGMVRRD
- the cas5d gene encoding type I-D CRISPR-associated protein Cas5/Csc1; amino-acid sequence: MPIIYCCQLELHDSLYYATREIGRLYETEAVIHNYALCYALGLVDSEVYSTNVAEEHSYRYFCPEQVPKYEEHLTPLNQQEIYVTPARAVNHTAILNTWKYANNNYHVEMEKTQKNIPSFGRAKEIAPESQFEFFVISQKPIKLPKWIRLGKWMSKAELRMQEVTKINLKTDNFSFPYPLNPLDVMFTHQVISYDVINMPPVSLIQNVSICQGEYYELEHPNTSAKLRLPAKMQYRLKA
- the cas7d gene encoding type I-D CRISPR-associated protein Cas7/Csc2 gives rise to the protein MALLKTVESKLFQTAIPYKPMGKYVHFLTIRITESYPLFQTDGELNKARVRAGVKDKTTISRLSMFKRKQSTPERLVGRELLRNYGLMTAEECEYNVNFAMDNPDCIIYGFAIGDSGSEKSKVVVDTAFSITAFDESHETFTLNAPYENGTMASKGEDGSKPGEVTSRINQQDHIRPQTFFPSIVTLKDPTEASFLYVFNNILRTRHYGAQTTRTGRVRNELIGVIFADGEITSNLRWTQAIYDKMQANNSINSPEPLDEDDVITAAKSAIEELMADEFIVHTDFIGETFVPLLSEVKTLTNSEAGIKSILQKADAEAKEYANKHISKKKSTAKAG
- the cas10d gene encoding type I-D CRISPR-associated protein Cas10d/Csc3, whose amino-acid sequence is MAKKSKAAKASNEYQQLSLLDIENTANSESSDEDWLSGDFGFDSDDNRTIITKQKLLTLKLLQEAITAQNPDDIVMADFADYVLPNLLKIAIGVTAKGGKFFDEIDQQREAAGKNKVRRDNAADQSLNTHLLNGLFPANLIEKRLEKLDTTIKRVVKERERRLVIAGFILHDFEKFPDVPENCRKLALAEHRQIIDEKVKQLGLDQFINPDNPEDYTEYLDDLLCLAYNAQRRWDTNWNFSEFGLNPVLKDRTLRSLADLTCLADSLASIIKHPQDAENPRLQEIIHNLSDGQLKFTYHRIAENRGVLTNVVNNAVIQAYTSLNTDEQIYYEPLLYLPTGVIYLAARNAPSLSAKDLPDLVVNNIKSLCAGQLKRRQTGFGRDGKGMKYAEYYNLFFDSPGLMKVALDATLRILSSTKPSVAKSRSDNLVKFQQQGVLPAEFDFKFTDDIRIDQIAEFGDLVSRKIWDEAVNRIEAIRKKDKKLPAIPAFDLTHKVAEFWNLTQHLPEIRHIQRINESLKENKLKGNTGGVPYEWYYLAAKYLEAHPGVEDVREVCQQVIEYLTGLISPILAQYQLPDGWDDLRQWVSRVVMLPNTSQQQSTQTQTENFLNELGNYNAAKKPGRGRQLICSISHSAYTVTEQMESAVLFTPQVYTNKQMLGGSNAKRNISSIAGVEMMLRQILMNQTQAVGKRFEDGKYRYLYFYPTYYFTPETNKFLQKAYSGVAQTRFDTSIRNHFITKNFQAHLDKENYQNVDSFLIDENLDSEKDRTFKLAYPEDQPLTFYFMALPPGRDSTDTESWVMPTWLAFAFPMILDVKTVVSESPIPPFNDGAEFEESVFLDSAPHAFRALVKRDRFRLDYILEGWQENGIQYPAPLNVLTAAYAIHLDVNARQGKSGYDANWGRFSELAKDLETSPLYVFYYLNRWARNQGVDSARVEKIRLYAYHFYPCFDPYAKFDYTKEELIVGEESSLNHPKKLTELYRRFYRANKRYNPKANAVLKPIDIASETILKAELSVFRGETLVTAVAAEVFKLMDRVHSSTAEGRWVMSKREEERQAILDFAQYFVVEVFEKSFAGDRARLAGRQLNLIRDTCEFLYRLEDDKENLEKNQKSSESDKE
- the hepT gene encoding type VII toxin-antitoxin system HepT family RNase toxin: MKNIDTVIVTTRLEFIARYLDNLKRFEAITWDDYLNNIDNQLITERLLQLMAQAAIDINDHILSKLNPGNSNTNFEAFIELGNYGVITPELAKQLAPSSGLRNRLVHEYDDIDPQQVFRAISFALQQYPLYVRQVNSYLISLSEENG